The following DNA comes from Rhodospirillaceae bacterium.
ATGGAAAAGTGGAGAACTTATAGGAAGTGAGGATTTAATTGATGTTATGTCTAGATTGAAAGATGGATCTATAGGTAAAGATCACTCGCAGATTAGCAGATTACTCTATCCAATTGAAAGTTATATGCTTGATCAATTAAAACAAGGCGTATATTGCTGCCATTGTTACGGCCTCGTTTCCAGATATTTAGATAACTGCTCGAGAGTCACATGCCTGATGTCCCGGCCTTGCATAAACCTGTACAAAGTCTGCGGTGTAATGCCAGCCAATTTAGCCACTTTCCACAAGTTTGCGTCCTTCAGCTTTTCTCGTATTTCGCCTGTTGTTAGCATTATTTT
Coding sequences within:
- a CDS encoding helix-turn-helix domain-containing protein — its product is MWKVAKLAGITPQTLYRFMQGRDIRHVTLEQLSKYLETRP